A genome region from Coffea arabica cultivar ET-39 chromosome 7e, Coffea Arabica ET-39 HiFi, whole genome shotgun sequence includes the following:
- the LOC113700347 gene encoding uncharacterized protein encodes MEGAAENSNGVNVEVAGDSEDKKDFYAKRTSQQEEEIPLYIVFNRLIAAMFFPSSASAPLLRRSKAALSENVPLLRLATKNTARHVLLWTRRGSPLRALLVVSVGTIALLALTGLLVFILFFVAATLNAVVISLLMSLAAAGGFLAIFFASLTAIYIGALSVAVFAISATTISAIIAVLITAGWIGFFWTIWVATQKGVGLAKQSLNVTGSVVSAYSSARVARQHDSQSNKLAD; translated from the exons ATGGAGGGAGCGGCGGAGAATTCTAACGGCGTCAATGTCGAGGTTGCTGGAGACAGTGAAGACAAGAAAGATTTCTATGCCAAGCGGACTTCTCAACAAGAAGAAGAGATCCCTCTTTACATAGTTTTCAACCGTTTGATTGCTGCGATGTTCTTTCCAAGCTCAGCATCTGCTCCTCTGCTTCGCCGGTCCAAAGCTGCTCTCTCCGAAAATGTTCCTCTGCTTCGCCTTGCTACTAAGAATACAGCTCGTCATGTCCTCCTCTGGACTCGCCGTGGCTCCCCTCTCCGAGCCCTTCTCGTTGTTTCC GTTGGAACAATTGCTCTTCTGGCTCTGACAGGACTTCTAGTTTTCATATTGTTCTTTGTTGCTGCAACTCTAAATGCAGTTGTGATATCTCTTCTCATGTCATTAGCAGCAGCTGGAGGATTCTTGGCTATCTTCTTTGCTTCTCTTACAGCCATCTACATTGGTGCATTGTCCGTTGCCGTGTTTGCTATTTCTGCTACAACTATATCTGCAATTATTGCTGTTCTTATTACCGCAG GTTGGATCGGATTCTTTTGGACCATATGGGTGGCAACACAGAAGGGAGTAGGTCTAGCAAAGCAATCCTTGAATGTGACAGGGTCCGTGGTCTCAGCATATTCTTCTGCTAGAGTTGCACGCCAGCATGACTCACAATCAAACAAGTTAGCAGATTGA